One genomic region from Candidatus Xiphinematobacter sp. encodes:
- the pstB gene encoding phosphate ABC transporter ATP-binding protein yields the protein MEPKSVRRADLLSVQNFSFYYGSKKALHDISMEIPEGEVTAFIGPSGCGKSTLLRNFNRMNELIEGVRHEGDITLMGRSIYGPRVEVIALRRRIGMVFQKSNPFPKSIYENIVYSLRIAGQNERDFLDQTVERSLRDAALWGEVKDRLHESALGLSGGQMQRLCIARAIANQPEVLLMDEPCSALDPIATAKVEELIQRLKQKLTVIIVTHNMQQATRCSDRTAFFYLGYLVEYGTTTKVFSNPREKQTEDYITGRFG from the coding sequence ATGGAGCCAAAATCTGTAAGGCGGGCAGACTTACTTTCGGTTCAGAACTTCAGCTTCTACTATGGTTCTAAGAAAGCCCTTCACGACATCTCTATGGAAATCCCAGAAGGGGAGGTAACTGCCTTCATTGGACCTTCGGGATGTGGAAAGTCAACTCTCTTGCGCAACTTTAATCGTATGAACGAGTTGATTGAGGGGGTGCGCCATGAAGGCGATATTACCTTAATGGGAAGAAGTATCTATGGGCCCCGGGTAGAGGTTATCGCTTTGCGGAGAAGAATTGGCATGGTCTTTCAAAAATCCAATCCCTTTCCCAAGTCCATTTACGAAAATATCGTGTACAGTCTTCGGATTGCCGGGCAGAATGAGAGAGATTTCCTGGATCAAACCGTGGAGCGAAGCCTGCGAGATGCCGCACTTTGGGGGGAGGTCAAAGATCGCCTTCATGAAAGTGCGTTAGGACTCTCAGGTGGTCAAATGCAGCGCCTCTGCATCGCCCGCGCCATTGCGAACCAACCAGAGGTACTTCTCATGGATGAGCCCTGTTCGGCTCTTGATCCTATTGCCACCGCTAAAGTTGAAGAATTGATCCAGAGGCTTAAACAGAAACTCACCGTTATTATAGTTACCCATAACATGCAACAAGCCACACGTTGTTCTGATCGAACTGCATTCTTCTACCTGGGATATCTCGTCGAATATGGTACTACCACAAAGGTCTTTTCCAATCCCAGAGAGAAACAAACGGAGGACTACATCACGGGGCGTTTTGGCTAA
- the pstC gene encoding phosphate ABC transporter permease subunit PstC, giving the protein MKEKKRAKRLSWSHPADWLYVLCWTAAAATVALLAWIVLEIFSQALPSLRKFGLQFFIRASWNPNTDHFGALPFLVGTTMSSVFALLIALPLGIAIAIFLSEDFLPPVFRQSIRFVVELLAAIPSVVYGLWGAAIVIPIVRKGGNWLSNSLGFIPLFQGPVFGNSMLAASLILALMVLPTITAISRNALVDVPKTLREGAYALGATRWEAIFGVILPTASPGIVAATILALGRAMGETMAVAMLIGNSTRLTFSLLAPAGTLASLLANQFAEAEGLQVSSLMHAALLLMLLTLLVNATGEIILRRTQRITVKIRQR; this is encoded by the coding sequence ATGAAGGAGAAAAAAAGGGCGAAAAGGCTGTCTTGGTCTCATCCGGCAGACTGGCTATACGTCCTCTGTTGGACAGCCGCAGCAGCCACTGTAGCACTCCTAGCCTGGATCGTCCTGGAAATTTTCAGCCAGGCACTGCCCTCTCTCAGAAAATTTGGACTGCAGTTCTTTATCCGTGCCTCTTGGAATCCTAACACGGACCACTTTGGAGCGCTTCCTTTCCTGGTTGGTACCACAATGAGCTCTGTCTTTGCACTCCTCATCGCCCTGCCCCTTGGGATAGCAATTGCAATCTTTTTAAGCGAGGATTTTCTCCCTCCTGTATTTCGCCAGTCTATCCGTTTTGTAGTAGAACTTCTTGCTGCTATCCCTAGCGTGGTTTACGGGCTCTGGGGCGCTGCCATAGTGATTCCAATTGTTCGAAAGGGTGGCAATTGGCTATCCAACTCTCTAGGATTTATTCCCCTATTTCAGGGGCCAGTCTTTGGCAACAGCATGTTAGCCGCAAGTTTGATCTTAGCTCTTATGGTGCTGCCCACTATTACCGCCATTTCTCGTAATGCTCTAGTTGACGTGCCTAAAACCCTGAGAGAAGGAGCGTACGCACTTGGAGCAACCCGTTGGGAAGCAATATTCGGTGTCATTCTACCAACTGCAAGCCCCGGCATTGTCGCTGCGACCATTCTCGCCCTTGGTCGAGCTATGGGGGAGACAATGGCTGTGGCCATGCTTATCGGGAACAGCACACGGTTAACGTTTTCTCTTTTAGCCCCGGCTGGAACTTTGGCTAGCCTATTGGCCAATCAATTCGCTGAGGCGGAGGGGCTACAAGTTTCCTCTCTGATGCATGCTGCACTCTTACTAATGTTGCTCACTCTTTTGGTAAATGCTACTGGAGAGATCATCCTCAGACGCACCCAACGTATCACGGTAAAAATTCGCCAACGATGA
- the phoU gene encoding phosphate signaling complex protein PhoU codes for MNARTSRRHILGTFEAAMTSLRTNVLMMASLTQRNLQNSLIGLIRREDQSCLTVLANDEEIDALEVQIDREGTETMMRFNPVASDMREVLATMKLSVHLERIADQAVGISRRVIRLNAAPLVPEVIATHEMFRHATSMFGDALQAFANRNIELALTLRSRDRELDDMNEEIAEQLSDAMMLRDVFRVRTYLNLIFIARYIERIGDHSTNIAEDTVFLISALDIRHRD; via the coding sequence ATGAATGCACGTACCTCACGACGCCATATTTTAGGTACGTTCGAAGCCGCGATGACCTCTTTGCGAACGAATGTGCTTATGATGGCAAGTCTTACTCAGAGAAACTTACAAAACTCCCTCATTGGATTGATTCGCCGTGAGGATCAATCTTGCCTAACCGTCCTTGCCAACGATGAAGAAATTGACGCTCTAGAGGTTCAGATTGACCGAGAGGGTACTGAGACAATGATGCGCTTTAACCCAGTCGCCTCCGATATGCGAGAGGTCCTAGCTACCATGAAACTAAGTGTTCATCTTGAACGCATTGCCGATCAAGCTGTCGGGATTTCACGCAGAGTAATTCGACTCAATGCAGCCCCTCTAGTTCCGGAAGTTATAGCAACTCACGAAATGTTTCGCCACGCCACTAGCATGTTTGGGGATGCCCTGCAGGCGTTCGCTAACCGAAATATTGAACTTGCCTTGACACTCAGATCGCGTGATAGAGAGCTGGATGACATGAACGAGGAAATTGCTGAGCAACTTAGCGATGCTATGATGCTGAGGGATGTCTTTCGTGTTCGCACCTACTTGAATTTGATTTTTATCGCCCGTTATATTGAACGCATCGGGGATCATTCTACCAATATTGCGGAGGATACAGTTTTTCTCATCTCAGCACTGGATATCCGACACCGGGACTAA
- a CDS encoding serine hydroxymethyltransferase, producing the protein MQSVLFVCAGNTCRSPMAEALLKKLLCDRKDVEVWSAGLHALSNALPSQFASQILQEEEGIDISSHRSRPLVEEHIRRATHIFVMSREQKRRLTLFYPSAASRSFLLRELESSDTSLDIPDPIGNDLGTYRRCKDTIKNAVQKILALLDRLPSSFPTLPQLDTLDPETAQAIFGEQRRQFEHIELIASENYASVAVMQAQSSCLTNKYAEGYPGRRWYGGCEFVDTIELLAVERAKKLFGAEHANVQPHSGSQANMAVCSSCLEPGDRVLTMDLSHGGHLTHGHKANFSGKLYEIYHYGVDQRTERIDYDALVRQAETVRPKLIIAGASAYSRIINFALFKQIADLVDALLLVDMAHIAGLVAGGVHPSPVPYADFVTATTHKSLRGPRAGLILCKQQHAKKVDSTVFPGVQGGPLPHVIAAKAVCFYEALQPAFASYARQVIANSRLLAAQLSALGYRIVSGGTDNHMFLLDLRPQNIHGAEAQGILDKAAITVNKNALPFDTEPITKTGGVRLGTPAVTTRGVKEEDIGEIAGFVDAALKVRADDQALAKIRSKVVDFTLGFPPPAVHPSGWLPLWKVVSY; encoded by the coding sequence ATGCAATCGGTTTTGTTTGTTTGTGCCGGCAATACTTGCCGCAGCCCAATGGCAGAAGCTCTCTTGAAAAAGCTGCTGTGCGATCGAAAAGATGTCGAGGTGTGGTCTGCCGGCCTCCATGCCCTTTCTAATGCCCTCCCCAGTCAATTTGCCTCACAGATTCTTCAGGAGGAGGAAGGCATTGATATTTCTTCCCATCGGAGTCGTCCTCTTGTGGAGGAACACATTAGGCGTGCCACACATATCTTTGTTATGAGTCGTGAACAGAAAAGGAGACTCACGCTATTTTATCCATCAGCTGCGAGTAGGTCTTTTCTGCTTCGTGAACTTGAATCCTCCGATACATCCCTGGATATCCCAGATCCCATCGGGAACGATCTGGGGACATATCGGCGGTGTAAGGATACAATTAAGAATGCTGTACAAAAAATTCTTGCCCTCTTGGACCGCTTGCCCTCTTCCTTTCCTACCCTTCCGCAATTGGATACTTTGGACCCCGAGACTGCCCAGGCGATTTTCGGTGAGCAACGCCGACAGTTTGAACACATCGAACTCATTGCCTCAGAGAACTATGCGAGTGTCGCGGTAATGCAGGCTCAAAGCTCCTGCCTTACAAATAAATATGCAGAAGGCTATCCAGGAAGACGATGGTACGGTGGCTGTGAGTTTGTAGATACCATAGAATTACTTGCCGTTGAGCGTGCTAAAAAGCTATTCGGCGCCGAACATGCAAACGTCCAGCCTCATTCAGGAAGTCAAGCAAATATGGCTGTATGTTCTAGCTGTCTAGAGCCTGGCGATCGTGTGCTGACGATGGACCTCTCTCATGGAGGGCACCTTACTCATGGTCACAAGGCAAATTTTTCTGGAAAACTCTATGAGATATACCACTATGGAGTGGATCAACGAACAGAAAGAATTGATTATGACGCCTTGGTCCGTCAGGCTGAGACGGTTCGTCCTAAGCTGATCATAGCGGGAGCTTCTGCTTATTCCCGCATCATTAATTTTGCCTTGTTTAAGCAAATTGCTGATCTGGTCGACGCGTTGTTACTTGTAGATATGGCACACATCGCTGGCCTGGTAGCCGGCGGAGTACATCCGAGCCCTGTTCCCTATGCCGATTTTGTAACTGCCACTACCCATAAAAGTCTCCGGGGGCCCCGTGCTGGACTAATCCTATGCAAACAACAACATGCCAAAAAGGTGGACTCCACCGTTTTTCCTGGTGTACAGGGTGGACCACTGCCACATGTTATTGCCGCAAAAGCAGTCTGCTTTTATGAGGCGCTGCAACCCGCTTTCGCATCCTATGCACGGCAAGTTATTGCTAATAGCAGATTACTTGCTGCCCAGCTCTCTGCGCTGGGCTATCGCATCGTCTCTGGCGGCACAGACAATCACATGTTTCTCTTGGACCTCCGTCCTCAAAACATTCATGGGGCTGAGGCCCAAGGTATCCTGGATAAAGCTGCTATCACAGTTAATAAAAATGCGTTGCCATTCGACACAGAACCTATCACAAAAACCGGAGGTGTTCGTCTTGGCACACCGGCCGTGACTACGAGAGGAGTAAAGGAGGAGGACATTGGGGAAATTGCAGGTTTTGTCGATGCTGCCCTCAAAGTGCGTGCAGACGATCAAGCCCTCGCGAAGATTCGTTCCAAGGTGGTCGACTTTACTTTGGGGTTCCCTCCTCCCGCGGTCCATCCTAGTGGATGGCTTCCCCTATGGAAAGTGGTTTCCTACTAA
- a CDS encoding ABC transporter ATP-binding protein has translation MGFLSSTLVSEIQIEAVRLRQSFQVGGECVEVLGGVDLQIFHGETVFICGTSGAGKTTLLYALAGLERPKSGQILFEGVSLYEMNPLWITKLRNSRMGFVFQSYFLFPELTVLENTLLPAIILGNRPTNRAQELLDRVGLGKRWSHLPAELSGGEQQRVAIARALINRPVVLFADEPTGNLDSCTGKTIIGLLLNLVHQEDLTLVTVTHDLSLARRGDRWIQIESGVALSQQKRQEVAGEGKA, from the coding sequence ATGGGGTTTTTATCTTCCACACTAGTGTCCGAAATACAGATAGAGGCAGTTAGGCTTCGCCAGTCCTTCCAGGTAGGGGGGGAGTGCGTGGAAGTCCTTGGGGGCGTCGATCTACAAATTTTCCATGGAGAGACCGTGTTTATTTGCGGTACTTCAGGAGCTGGGAAAACGACCCTGCTTTATGCTTTAGCAGGGCTAGAACGGCCTAAGTCAGGACAGATTCTCTTTGAAGGTGTGTCTCTTTATGAGATGAACCCTCTTTGGATCACCAAGTTAAGGAACTCTAGGATGGGGTTTGTGTTTCAATCCTATTTTCTTTTTCCTGAATTAACTGTCCTAGAAAATACACTCCTGCCGGCCATAATCCTCGGTAATCGGCCGACCAACCGTGCTCAGGAGCTTTTAGATCGGGTAGGCTTAGGGAAGCGCTGGAGTCATCTACCTGCAGAACTAAGCGGTGGGGAGCAACAACGCGTCGCGATTGCCAGAGCTCTAATCAATAGGCCTGTCGTTTTGTTCGCGGATGAACCCACAGGAAACTTGGACTCATGCACTGGTAAAACAATCATTGGTCTCCTTCTAAATCTGGTACACCAAGAGGACTTAACTCTTGTGACGGTTACTCATGATCTCTCTCTTGCACGCCGTGGGGATCGATGGATACAGATCGAAAGTGGGGTAGCTCTTTCCCAACAGAAACGACAAGAAGTCGCGGGAGAAGGTAAGGCATGA
- the holA gene encoding DNA polymerase III subunit delta: MSIPSLHRPRTFYLVTGSEEAAVRSSAVNLAERLVPRACSFAREVIDGAAETVGRAIAAITSTIQALLTAPFLHENKLVWLRNASMLTDPVIGRSTVLNSVLEELQNILKSGIPTGVFFLLSAPAADRRRSTYKALAKLAEVIICDGPSLRGHATRTDITEWIKKNSAKRQFHFEPAALDLFVIRVGEDTLLAESELEKLSISLSSETGNTVTEAMVRELIPSTRASSIFDLSNAILTRNAPLCLEFLRELILQGEQALSIFLVAIVPTVRNLLIVKSLIEHHDISPPISANAFVHSIKKLPIGAVSHLPRKKDGTINTYALGLSAIHSARYSQAELRIALRKCLEANHSLTNPSPLGEVAILTRLLLHIVVR, from the coding sequence ATGTCTATTCCATCACTCCATAGGCCCAGGACCTTCTATCTTGTAACGGGCTCAGAAGAAGCTGCAGTCCGATCCAGCGCCGTAAATCTGGCCGAGCGCTTGGTACCGCGTGCGTGTTCCTTCGCTAGGGAAGTTATTGATGGGGCGGCAGAAACGGTTGGTCGTGCGATAGCAGCCATTACAAGTACTATTCAAGCTCTATTGACTGCTCCATTCTTACATGAGAACAAGTTGGTCTGGTTGAGAAATGCCTCGATGCTCACGGACCCTGTAATCGGACGCTCAACAGTTCTCAACTCCGTCCTAGAAGAGCTGCAAAATATCCTAAAATCTGGCATTCCCACCGGTGTCTTCTTTCTCCTGAGCGCGCCCGCTGCAGATAGGCGAAGGTCCACTTATAAGGCATTAGCCAAGCTGGCAGAGGTAATAATTTGCGATGGCCCTAGCTTGAGGGGGCACGCCACTAGAACTGATATCACTGAGTGGATAAAAAAAAACTCTGCAAAGCGTCAGTTCCATTTTGAACCTGCTGCCCTAGATCTCTTTGTGATTCGTGTTGGGGAGGATACCCTTTTGGCTGAGTCAGAGCTTGAAAAACTTTCCATATCGTTAAGTTCAGAAACCGGTAATACCGTCACGGAGGCTATGGTGCGCGAGCTAATCCCCAGTACACGTGCAAGCAGCATCTTTGATCTCTCCAACGCAATCTTGACCCGCAATGCACCACTCTGCTTAGAGTTCCTACGAGAACTCATCCTTCAAGGCGAACAAGCTCTCAGCATTTTCTTAGTGGCCATAGTTCCTACCGTACGTAACCTCCTTATCGTCAAAAGTCTCATAGAACACCACGACATCTCCCCACCCATAAGCGCGAATGCCTTTGTTCACTCAATTAAAAAACTTCCCATTGGAGCAGTTTCTCATCTTCCAAGAAAAAAAGACGGTACCATAAACACATACGCCCTCGGGCTTTCTGCGATACACTCTGCCAGATACTCACAGGCAGAACTTAGAATTGCTCTAAGGAAATGTCTGGAAGCAAATCATTCGCTCACTAATCCCTCCCCATTGGGAGAAGTCGCCATTCTCACGCGTCTCCTTTTACATATTGTGGTAAGATAA
- a CDS encoding glycosyltransferase family 4 protein — protein sequence MRILHIESGLNSGGEEYRISDEVQWLNAAGHQAWIACNPDSELFQTGPAHGTYVLPLKMVSTFAPSSTWKLFRLVRELNCDLVHTHSPIDAWISVPLRLFGIPIVRSRHITNPVGRSFFRTFCYRYGCDHLLPTARVIHDALLENNRIPPERMTVIGEGVNIKRFHPGVDGGNFRLLWGATPKDVLFGCVGMLRPEKGQDIFIKAAAIVRRCSPSARFVIVGDNPKHGSSMREKYLKIVQEEFGYDGWRPGNPIVLSRKTPLILHGHAEEVAEATAALDVAVIPSLREAQSRTTPEAICLGKPVITSCAGGLPEVVNAGKVGLLVPPGNVEALAGAMTRLVEDGALRSRLAREAATRGRERFSLNCRMQETLQVYRKVLEKRVRCQSTRKRAG from the coding sequence ATGCGTATTTTGCACATAGAGTCCGGACTTAACTCCGGAGGGGAAGAGTATCGAATTTCTGATGAGGTACAATGGTTAAATGCAGCTGGGCATCAAGCTTGGATAGCATGTAATCCGGATAGCGAACTCTTTCAAACTGGACCTGCTCACGGCACATACGTTCTACCACTAAAGATGGTTTCCACATTTGCCCCTTCATCTACTTGGAAACTATTTAGGCTGGTCCGTGAGCTCAACTGTGACTTGGTGCACACGCATAGTCCGATCGATGCTTGGATATCTGTCCCCTTGCGGCTATTTGGCATCCCGATAGTTCGAAGTCGCCATATTACCAACCCAGTAGGAAGGAGTTTTTTCAGAACGTTCTGCTACCGATATGGATGTGATCATCTATTACCCACTGCAAGGGTAATTCATGATGCCCTTTTGGAGAACAATCGGATTCCGCCGGAAAGGATGACCGTTATTGGAGAAGGGGTGAACATCAAACGCTTTCACCCAGGTGTAGATGGAGGTAATTTTCGCCTTCTCTGGGGAGCAACTCCAAAGGACGTTTTATTTGGTTGCGTGGGCATGCTGCGCCCCGAGAAAGGACAGGATATTTTTATCAAGGCAGCTGCAATTGTCAGGAGATGCTCACCGAGTGCCCGTTTCGTTATCGTTGGGGATAATCCCAAGCACGGTTCTTCGATGCGGGAAAAATACCTGAAGATTGTACAGGAGGAATTTGGCTATGATGGCTGGAGGCCGGGGAACCCGATAGTCCTTTCTAGGAAGACCCCTTTAATTCTACATGGACATGCCGAGGAAGTAGCAGAAGCAACTGCTGCCCTGGATGTTGCAGTAATTCCCTCTTTAAGGGAAGCTCAGTCTAGGACCACGCCTGAAGCCATTTGTCTTGGAAAGCCGGTAATCACGAGCTGTGCCGGTGGCCTCCCCGAGGTAGTCAATGCTGGGAAGGTCGGGCTACTGGTGCCTCCTGGTAATGTAGAGGCCCTAGCTGGGGCGATGACCAGGTTAGTAGAGGATGGTGCACTACGATCGAGGCTTGCAAGGGAGGCAGCAACGAGAGGAAGAGAGCGATTCTCGCTCAATTGCCGAATGCAAGAGACCCTGCAGGTTTACCGCAAGGTGCTAGAAAAAAGGGTCCGTTGCCAAAGTACCAGAAAACGAGCAGGGTAA
- the pstA gene encoding phosphate ABC transporter permease PstA, producing MMSVINSLGPLVDTSKTPQVKLRSSLSIFLSFICAGLSLLTLIPLLSIVFLVLRNGVPLLKPSLFTSLPPAVGSAGGGFGNAVIGTLIMVSLALFIAAPVGILAAIYINEYDRGSGFSCAVRFIAKLLTGIPSIICGIFVFSVLVVHLGFSAMAGSIALAILILPTILLTSEQALLGVPYALREASTGLGATVFQTIWCIVLPEALPAMTTGLMLAIARAAGETAPVLFTALFSSYWPKSIGHPTASLSVLIYNFSNIPYDYQANLAWAASLVLVGIVTITSVTAQLLVRKR from the coding sequence ATGATGAGTGTTATAAATTCCCTGGGCCCTCTGGTGGATACATCCAAAACACCGCAGGTGAAACTGCGTTCCTCCCTCAGCATTTTTTTAAGTTTTATTTGCGCTGGTCTTTCGCTACTTACGCTTATTCCTTTGCTGTCAATCGTCTTTCTTGTACTCAGAAACGGCGTCCCGCTTCTTAAGCCTTCTCTCTTCACTAGTCTACCACCTGCGGTAGGATCGGCAGGAGGTGGATTTGGCAATGCTGTTATTGGCACCCTTATCATGGTAAGTCTAGCCTTATTCATTGCAGCCCCAGTTGGTATTCTCGCCGCGATTTATATTAATGAATACGACCGTGGCTCTGGATTTTCCTGCGCGGTGCGTTTTATAGCCAAGCTGTTAACCGGTATCCCCTCCATTATTTGTGGAATCTTCGTTTTCTCCGTCCTAGTTGTCCACCTAGGGTTTTCTGCTATGGCGGGTAGCATTGCTCTTGCCATACTTATTCTTCCTACCATTCTTCTTACCTCTGAACAGGCCCTATTGGGGGTACCCTATGCTCTTCGAGAAGCTTCCACCGGATTGGGTGCCACTGTATTTCAAACCATCTGGTGTATAGTGCTCCCAGAGGCTTTGCCAGCTATGACGACTGGTTTAATGTTAGCAATTGCTCGCGCTGCAGGTGAGACAGCTCCTGTACTCTTCACGGCGCTCTTTAGCTCTTATTGGCCAAAGTCCATCGGACATCCCACCGCCTCTCTCTCAGTACTTATTTACAACTTCTCTAACATTCCATACGACTACCAGGCGAATCTGGCGTGGGCTGCTTCATTGGTGCTGGTGGGCATCGTTACGATTACCAGTGTCACCGCGCAGCTTCTCGTCAGGAAGAGGTGA
- the pstS gene encoding phosphate ABC transporter substrate-binding protein PstS, whose product MKFFLLVPVYWAALSLDTAVFASTEKQIFLQGIGASFPAPLYQRWIAEFSKRRPDIEVNYQAIGSGAGIKGLRRRVVDFAASDVIAPKKGAAIPKGIVTIPVIGGSVVLGYNLPGITSLRLSRKAYVDIFLGRITCWNDPDIVSTNCEVVLPDLPILVVTRSDGSGTTFAFTRHLSAISQDFKKTIGANKSVAWPTGVAGKGNDGVTTLIKQIPGAIGYMEYGYAISSGVTFPELQNKSGNFVRATPVSGYTALSSISSSENSPTDPDGGGDYPIVTFSWLLLYKTYKDAEKSRALKAFVGYALTAGQSLAAQLGYIPLPSLIVGPTQEKLAGVK is encoded by the coding sequence ATGAAGTTCTTTTTACTCGTCCCTGTCTATTGGGCTGCACTCTCTCTGGACACGGCCGTTTTCGCAAGTACGGAAAAGCAGATTTTTCTACAGGGAATAGGAGCCTCTTTTCCAGCCCCTCTTTATCAACGTTGGATCGCCGAGTTTAGCAAGAGGCGCCCAGACATCGAAGTGAACTACCAAGCAATTGGAAGTGGTGCAGGTATTAAGGGCTTGAGGAGGCGTGTTGTGGACTTTGCTGCAAGCGACGTCATAGCCCCTAAAAAGGGTGCAGCCATCCCAAAGGGGATTGTAACAATTCCAGTCATTGGAGGATCAGTTGTCCTAGGCTATAATCTTCCTGGTATTACTTCCCTCAGGCTTTCCCGCAAAGCTTATGTCGACATTTTTCTTGGAAGAATTACCTGTTGGAATGATCCGGATATTGTCTCTACAAACTGCGAAGTAGTACTGCCGGACCTCCCCATCCTTGTTGTCACGCGCTCAGATGGGAGTGGAACCACGTTTGCATTTACCCGACATCTCTCTGCAATCAGCCAAGATTTCAAGAAAACTATTGGTGCTAACAAATCTGTAGCTTGGCCTACTGGTGTAGCTGGAAAGGGAAATGACGGAGTTACTACGCTTATTAAGCAAATCCCTGGCGCCATCGGCTACATGGAATACGGCTACGCCATCAGCAGCGGGGTTACGTTCCCTGAACTGCAAAATAAGTCTGGAAATTTTGTAAGAGCTACACCAGTAAGCGGCTATACTGCCTTGTCCTCTATCTCCTCATCTGAGAACTCACCAACTGACCCGGACGGAGGGGGAGACTACCCAATTGTTACCTTCAGCTGGCTCCTTCTGTATAAAACCTATAAAGATGCCGAAAAAAGCAGGGCTCTGAAGGCCTTCGTAGGTTATGCTCTGACCGCTGGTCAATCGTTGGCTGCACAACTTGGCTACATCCCCCTACCGTCCCTAATAGTAGGGCCAACCCAAGAAAAGTTGGCTGGTGTAAAATAG
- a CDS encoding Glu/Leu/Phe/Val dehydrogenase, translating to MARQQFDTVADMLEIQDGERDQLILPKRAISISIPIHREDGSIAVFQGYRVQHHLALGPTKGGTRFTPSLTLGESAALAVWMSWKCALASLPYGGAKGGVAVDPRSLTLVELQRISRRYMLEMIPFVGPQTDIMGPDLGTNEQIMAWFMDAYSSHSGKSVAEIVTGKPAALGGCAGRREATGRGVTFLVERAFNHLQISPQGRTAIIQGFGNVGSVTACGLAYRTGMKIIGISDQAVAIYNPKGIDVAMADRYAAEHNKSLAGFSGGEVIDPEELLTLPCDVLIPAAIERVITASNAGKLRCRILAEAANGPTTPEADAILDRRREEIFVIPDILCNVGGVVVSYFEWVQDMQNFLWSNTEVIDRLCRILEGAFSAVVRRAKERGISHRNSALSIGIERVQAAKRMRGLFP from the coding sequence ATGGCTCGGCAACAGTTCGACACTGTGGCTGATATGTTGGAGATCCAAGATGGTGAACGCGATCAGCTGATTCTACCAAAACGGGCGATCTCTATATCAATCCCCATTCATCGCGAAGATGGAAGCATCGCTGTCTTCCAAGGCTACCGTGTGCAGCATCACCTTGCCCTTGGTCCTACAAAAGGGGGTACCCGCTTTACGCCTTCCTTAACTTTGGGGGAATCTGCGGCACTGGCGGTGTGGATGAGCTGGAAATGTGCACTTGCTAGTCTTCCCTACGGTGGCGCAAAGGGAGGAGTCGCGGTAGATCCCAGGAGCCTGACTTTAGTTGAGCTTCAAAGGATTTCTCGCAGGTACATGTTGGAAATGATTCCCTTCGTCGGACCACAGACGGACATTATGGGGCCAGATTTAGGCACAAATGAACAAATTATGGCCTGGTTTATGGATGCCTACTCCTCTCATTCAGGTAAGTCAGTTGCTGAGATTGTCACTGGAAAACCAGCAGCACTAGGTGGATGTGCCGGTAGAAGAGAGGCTACTGGACGCGGTGTGACATTTCTGGTGGAGCGTGCTTTTAACCACCTGCAGATTAGTCCGCAGGGTCGTACTGCCATCATACAGGGGTTTGGCAATGTAGGTTCTGTAACAGCCTGCGGTCTTGCCTATCGCACTGGAATGAAAATCATCGGTATCAGCGATCAGGCAGTCGCCATTTACAATCCCAAAGGAATTGACGTAGCCATGGCAGATCGATATGCCGCGGAACACAATAAGAGTTTAGCAGGATTTTCGGGGGGGGAAGTTATTGACCCTGAAGAACTCCTGACCCTTCCTTGTGACGTGCTGATTCCGGCCGCTATAGAGCGCGTTATCACGGCTTCCAATGCCGGAAAACTTCGCTGCCGTATTTTAGCAGAAGCCGCCAACGGCCCTACAACCCCGGAGGCTGACGCCATCCTAGATCGAAGGCGGGAGGAGATTTTTGTTATACCAGATATCCTTTGCAATGTAGGCGGCGTTGTGGTGTCCTACTTCGAGTGGGTCCAAGATATGCAAAACTTCCTTTGGAGCAACACAGAAGTGATTGATAGGTTGTGCAGGATTCTTGAAGGCGCTTTTTCCGCAGTGGTGCGCAGAGCAAAAGAGAGGGGTATTTCTCACCGGAACTCGGCCCTCTCAATTGGTATCGAACGCGTCCAGGCTGCTAAGCGGATGAGGGGCCTCTTCCCGTGA